AGGCCTCTCAAAGCCGCGACAGACTGCCACCAATCCACGTAGAATACCCAGTTTCAAACTTTTTTCGATTCGTTTTGCCTTGAGGCAAGCTCGTCATCGAAACGAATATTGAGCGCGTCCATTCGTCGATACAATTTTGCCCTGGTCAATCCCAAGAGTCTGGCTGCATCCGTTCGATTGTTTTTTGAAATCTCCAAGGCGTGCATGATTTGCTCGGCCTCAACCTGACGTAGCGTTTCTTCCAGAGGCTTCACAGTGGGAGACAAGGCCGGTCCTAATGATCGCGCATCGATACCTGTCTTCAATCGTAAGGGCAACGACTCCCGAGAAATCAACGGCTCTGATGTTGCCTGGAACGCAGCCTGAATAATCATTGTCAGTTCGTCCAGATTCGCAGGCCAGAAATAATCCTGAAACAAAGAGAGTACACCCGGTGCGAAACCACTCACCTGTTTCTGCTGATACCGATTTTCATTTTCCAGAAAATGTTGAGCCAATACTTCCAGATCTTCTCTTCTCTCGCGCAAAGGAGGAATTCTGAGTTCCATTGTCGTGATCAGATAGAAAAAATCAGGCAGAAGCAGTTCTTGATCTAAAAGATTTGTTAACGAAAAAGAACTGGCCGTCATTAATCGAACGTTGTCTTTGTGAGTCGCCGATTGATAATTTGCTAAAATCAACTCCTGAATATCACGCGTCAAAGATTCAATCTGCGAAAGAAAAATTACCCCCGGTTCAAGAGGCACCGAATCTTCAAAATCTCTTTCAAAGATTTTTTTCACTGTTTGCTTTAGTTCCCGAGGTGGCAGATCGGCACAATTCAGAGGAATAAATATTTTTCTTCGTTGCTCACTTTCGAAATGAACCACTCTTGCCAGGTGCTCCTTTCCTGTGCCTGTCTCACCCCAGAAATGGACCGGTTGTGTCGTCTTGATTGCCAGCTCCAATTGACGCAAGACACGCTGCATCGCATCATTTTTCGCGATAACTGTCGAAAAACGAAACCGGTTTCTTAAGGACAATCGCAGTGCAGCAAGCTCAGCGTGTAACTGTTGAGAGGGAGAGGCCGTTGGTAAAGTATGAGGCTCTTCAATTCTGTCAATGATTCCCAGAACCAGCTTTGTCTGCTGTTGCTCATCAAGCAAGGGGCTAAAACGTATCACGCATGGTAATGTTTTTCCGCTATGCGAAAGCAGATAGCGGGGAACTTCAGTCCTGGTTCCTCTAAACACTTCCGGAGGAGGGCATAATAAATTACAAACGGATTCGCACTCATCGGCGTCTGTGTCGATAGCATAATCACACGTCTGGCCCAGAATTTCCTCAGCCGACCACTCTAGAATATTTTCACAACCACGATTAAAAAAAAGAATGGTTCGCGACGCATCAACCAGAAAGATCGGCGTTTCAAGAGAATTTAAGCGGGTTTCCAGTCGAGTGCGGCGGCCTGTTCCTCGCGTCATCGTTCCCCGCACCTCCCGTATGATTTCGACCCGTCAAACAAATTCGGTTTCTTAATCGCGTTGACACTCTTTCAGAATAAGGTGCTTCCAAGAGTTATCTTTGCACTCGACCAGATCCACCACCATACATTAAAGCTTCAATTTCTGAACGGGTTGAATAATTAAAATCTCCCTGAATACTATGCTTTAAGCAACTGGCAGCAACCGCATATCGAATGGCTGTTTCCTGTGCAGCAAGTTCGGGAGTATTCAATGCATAAATTAAAGCCCCGGCAAAGGAATCACCAGCGCCGACCCGATCTATGATGTTACGAATCTGATAGCTGGCGTAATTTCCTGCTGCATCACAGGGTGCAAAGACAGCCTGTTGTTGACTCTGATCATACAACATGGCTCCCCAGTTATTATGACTGGCAGACAGACTCTCACGCAATGTAATGGCAACCTGTTTGACATTCGGATATTGCTCTATCATTTGTTTTGCAACGGAACGATATCCCTCGATATTCAACTCGCCTGCTTCGACATCTGATTCAGGCGCTCTGATTCCCAGCGATAAATCCGCATCCTCTTCATTTGCAATTACCAAATCGACATAAGGTACGAGAGTCTGCATCGTCTCTCTGGCTAAATCTATCGGTTTCGTATTTGCTTTCCAGTTCCAGAGTTTTTTCCGAAAGTTCAAATCACAGGAAACCTTCACATTCCGCTGCTGCGCTTCCTGCAGCGCCTTTAATGATAACTGTGCTGCCGACTCACTGATGGCAGGTGTAATTCCAGTAATATGAAACCAGGTCGCTCCTTCAAACACCTGATCCCAGTCAAATAAATCAGGCGTCGCGACAGCAATCGAACTGAATTCCCGATCGTAAGTTACCGTTCCTCCTCGTTGGTTGGCCCCTGTTTCAACAAAATAGATGCCAAATCGGCCCTCTGAAGTCCGCTGTATCAGACTGGCATCAACACCAGTCTTTCCCATTTCCTGAATGAGACAGTCTGTGATCGAATTATCAGGCGATGCCGTCACGAAAGCTGAGTCCCCTCCCTGAAGGGCAATTGAAACGGCGACATTTAATTCTCCCCCGCCAAACGTTGATTCCAGACTACCTGGAATTGACTGCCTGATTCTAAGATGATTTTGAGGGGCTAGCCTCAACATCACTTCGCCAAAAGTAACAACTCTCACGGTACACCTTTATGATTTTAAATTTTGGGAATATTCATTGTCAAAATCAGCATTCAGCTTACCTTGGCTGATAGAATCATTCCAGCATCGCAATAGAAGTAGTTAGTGGAGTTGCACGTTTTGAAACCACAGTGATCAAAGATTACGTAGCAGACTTAACCCAAGAAAAGCTAATATTTTTGTAGTTTGGATTCTCGATTTATTTTTTAATAAAATCGGGAGGTGTGCCAAACAGTTGTCATACCCTTGTTTTAGAATTTGACCTTGGGTTTGAACTTCGGTAATTCGCTATTGAGATTATAGTTACAGGTGGCGGCAGTTTCGTCTAGCCCGTTCAGGGACAGAGATGGAGATGGACGGGGTTGCCTGCATGGAACTGCCGCCCCACTGTAATTCTAAGAAATTACTTAATTTTGAATTAGCACTTTAAAATGCAACCCGCTATTTCCAACGCATAAATACTTACGTATACTAATTGGAGGACTTCGCCTGATAAGGCCCACTTTTTTAAGATAAGGCACTTAATTCATTTTGACTTTATAACCCAACAAAAATAAATTGCGGGTTGCCTGTACCAGCCACTTACTATGAATTAGGAAAGAACTCAAATGAACCAAAGTGAATCAGAAGTGGTTTGCCCGGCCTGTGAAAAAAAAATCACACCTCAATACGGGATCAATGAATCCCGCCAGTTAACCTCCCTGGAATTTCAATCCAAGCGTCTCGGCTGCTCAGTTGAATGTCCCCACTGCGGACATGTTTTTATTTACAAGGTCTACAAGGACGACAACAAAGTTTCATAAACTTCGCTTCTTTCCCGTTGTTGCATTTCACAGACTCACGATTCGTCCAAGACTGAACATCAACAAGCCAATCACGCAACAGTAGCAAATGAACGCCATGCCTTTATTTGGAATGGCCCGGTATCGAGCTAATGGTTTGGCACAGCTAATCTGTATGATCATTTTTCCACAAACGAAAGCGACGATTGCAGACGAAACTGCCAGCAGCACAGATAGTCCCACATATCCTGCATGCACAACCGCCATCGTTTCTGTTGATGTCCCCTGGTGAATTTCAAACAGCGCCTGCATTGTCTGCCACTTTAATTGAAACGCAGAAAAACCTGGAACGCCCATCAGAACCAGCAAGAAAAAAATCGCCACGCCCCCTAATATTCGTTGATCAGAGATCAGCCCCTGTAGCTGTTCCGGATATCTGATTTCTGATCGTCGTCCCCCCATGCTATCCAGCAGACAGGCCAGGCCCAAAATAGATAAATAAGAAAACAGGTATTCCGGCGCGCTCTCTCTCATCACATCTAAAATAGAAATCGAATCTGCCCCCAAAGACTCATGACGCCATTTCCAACAGACGGCCGAAAGCTGTGCAAAGAACACTCCGGTAATTTGTAATACTAACAGTACCAGAACCATCTTTAATTCTGTCTCAATCAGCAACAGACCGGCTGTCGCAGAAAGTACAATCACAGCCAGAAAAAACAAAACCTGTTCTGTGTAGGATGAATTGAATACTACTATGGTATTGATGAAGAGAATCAAAAAAATTGCTCCGGCGCAAACTGAAATCATTGCCGACAAAGTGCTCAGCCAATACGGCAGTTTTTTCAGAGATTCTCCGAGTCTGAAATGAAGGGGAATCGCTCCCATTCGAAATACGGCACCAGCCACAATCAGCACAATGCCCAGAGCGGAAATAGACTGCTTCAAGACAAGCCCCGGTTCTGGCTTATTCCGTTCCAGTATACGATGAATGAATCCCAGGTCACTTGACCCGACAGACGCAGACAAGAGCACAGCACCGGTAAAAAGTATGAGCGTCAGCGGCAACGACGATTTTAAAAGGAGTAGCGCTTCTGTCTGTTTCTGTTTGACTCGAATACAACAAAGTGCGAACATCGAAATCAAAAAACAAACGAGTTCAAAGCTGAGAATGAGAGAGTAGAGATCTTTGAACATACGAATTTCGATTGCCAATTACGAATTATGGTATTGAGCCAACGGAACGAAAGATCTCAGAAACTTCTAGTGCTAAACCATACTGCTGCGAATAGGAATCTCTGACTTGTTATGCATTCTGCTCCAGAGACAAAAGTACTTTCCCAGATCTTCCTCTCCTCTCAGCCTCTGTAACGGCCTCTGCAATCTGATCCATTGGAAACATTGCGCTGATTTCGGTTGATAAGACACCGCTTCGAATCAAACGCGTCAAAGTTGAAATCAGTTTTAATTTTCCCGGCAGCGACATTGCTTCCATCTGTCTTGCCAGCCAAAAGCCTTCTATACTTGCACCACTTCGAATTAGTTCCCGTGATAAAAAATCGAGTGGTGCATTCTCCAGAGACCCATACAGAATCAACCGTGCCCGTTCGCCCAGTACTTTGATAATGGAAGAGGCTGTCTTGCCTCCGACCGGATCAATGGCATACCGAAGTGGGGAACTGCCAATTGTCTTTCGGATCTGGTCAATCAAAATACGCTCATTGTCATGTTCCGCGTTATATACAATCACATGTTTGGCTCCCAACTGTTTTAACTGATCCGCCTGCTCATGGCGTCTGACCACATTCAAGGTGGGAAAACCATAATAATTTCCCAGGCGGATGACCATTTTACCAACAGCTGAAGCTGCTGCTGTCTGTAGCAGCCATTGATTTTTCTGAATTCGTAGGAGTTGCTTCACCAGAATAAAAGCCGTCGCAGGATTGACAAAAAATGTCGCTGCTTCCTCCAGGGACAGTTTTGGAGAAACTGGAATCACGAACCGGCTGGAAACAGCCACTTTCTCTGCCCAGTTCCCTGTCTGGCGGTTGAGTACGATCACCCGTTTTCCTTTGAATAATGCACCGCGCAAGCCACCGCCACTGGCCTCAACAATTCCCACTCCTTCAAAGCCGGGCGTCGCAGGAAGAGTAGGCCGCGTTGAATAACCTCCACGAATATTCAATAGATCAGAAGGATTCACAGGACTGGCCTGCATGCGAACCAGAACTTCCCCCGCTTTGGCAATGGGTTCTTCTACCTCAAGAATTTTGAGGACATCAGCCGGCTCTCCAAATTGCTCAAAGCGAATCACGCGCATCAACTCTTCTTTCACTTACATAGGGGATCTCTGAAGTGAGAGTTTAGCAGGTCAAAGACGATACAATCAAGCAGATGCAGATGAGAATCGGCTGCGGATCAGCAACCACTGAATACGAAAACAATCCTTGTTACCTGATTAGCAACAAGGATTGTTTCTGATCTTCAAAAATGAATCAACTTCGGATTCAAATGCCCGCTAAGACTAATTCTGCTTCTTGGAACTGAAATTGGATACACCCGAGGCAGTCTGTGTGGCGCGAGCAGGTGCTTTCTGAGCGGTTCCCTGAGGCTGAGGAGCGGTTGATCGCTTCCAGTTATCAGTCGACCAGTGTGGATAATATTGAACCACACTGCTTCCCAGGTCACTCAGAATACCATGAAATTTTTTCGTTGTAATTCTCTGGTTGGGAATCACACGTTGTAACACAAACCGCCGATTGCTGGAAATATAGGCAAAAAACTTGCCATTTCCCATGCGGTCGTTATCAGACAACAAACGCAGCATGGCAGTCCGAGGTACATCAGCGGCACTGCGGGGCAGGGGATCAAGCCAAGCCATTACCCAAACCCATTCGCCGTTCTCACTGAGCACGGCTGACATGGAAAGCTCCCACTCTTCCTTGTTTTGGTTCGCTTTGAATTGAAAGTCATACCGCTTTTTCGTTTTGGTCGCTGTTAAACCCATTGCTTTTAACAGATTTCCTAACTGCGCCTCAGAAAGTTGACCAGGCAGGTCAGGATTGGCAGTCACTGTTGTCTTTGTTGCCGTTGGCTGCTGGGCATGAACTCCGGTTCCTAAAATTGCCATCACCGACAACACAGCCAGAAAACAGCCAACAACGATCCATCCGCGAAACGTGATTTTCATTTTGAAGACACTCCTTTGTCACTTCAATGCTCTTGTATTAACATTTGTCAATGTGTTCTCTGCTCTCATTCCTTTTAGAAGCAGATCGGCTGCCCCGAGTTATTTGGGGCTGCCCTGGTGTGAATCATTCCACCTTTGAATCAAATTCACCGTCTCTATCGGCAGATTCTGCCGAGTTGAGTTAAGATAGCTCAAATAATCCCTTCAGACAAATTTGAGACCATGTTTCAAACTGATCTGACTCTTGTAACAGTTTTTCCGGTGAGTCAAACCCTGTCATTATAATCGACTCTTCACGGGGTAGAACTTTGGGCAACTCCAGGTCAAAAATGTGAACTATTCCTAAGTGGACCTTTCCGACCTCTGTTTCGTCGTCATTAATCAGCCCGACACACTCTTCTGTATACTTCGTATCCATCGCAACTTCCTCGTCGATCTCGCGCTGCATTCCTTCCCGGTACGTCGAACCGACTTTCGCATCATCTTCCAGAGAAATATGCCCGCCAATCCCGATCGAACGCTTGCTGTGCAGCCGTTGCTCGCCCCCTTTAGAGCCACGCGTGTAATAAAAGATCTTCCCTTCATGCCGAAAAATACAATAGGGAATCAACTGTTTGAAGCTGGGATCTTCTTCTACCGTATCACGAGGTCGAAAACTGATGTAATTCGGATCAAACAACGTCTTCAGATAGGGTTCTACCTCAGAGTTAAACCCTTGGAAATAACCCACTTCATGAAATAGAAGCGTGGGCACCACCATCACATGTTCCACTTGTTGTTCCGTATCTGACATCATTGATCCTTCTTTGTACTGCTGAATAAATTAGGTTCAGACAAAATTTAAGTTTATTTAGACGTGAGTTCCCAAAATCTCTTTGACTTCACTCCCAATATCGGGCACACGCATGAGCGTCTCTCCGACAAGGATTCCCCGCACTCCCGCAGCCTGCAGGCGAAGCACATCCTGCCGAGTCCGGATGCCACTCTCACT
This genomic interval from Gimesia alba contains the following:
- a CDS encoding sigma 54-interacting transcriptional regulator — its product is MTRGTGRRTRLETRLNSLETPIFLVDASRTILFFNRGCENILEWSAEEILGQTCDYAIDTDADECESVCNLLCPPPEVFRGTRTEVPRYLLSHSGKTLPCVIRFSPLLDEQQQTKLVLGIIDRIEEPHTLPTASPSQQLHAELAALRLSLRNRFRFSTVIAKNDAMQRVLRQLELAIKTTQPVHFWGETGTGKEHLARVVHFESEQRRKIFIPLNCADLPPRELKQTVKKIFERDFEDSVPLEPGVIFLSQIESLTRDIQELILANYQSATHKDNVRLMTASSFSLTNLLDQELLLPDFFYLITTMELRIPPLRERREDLEVLAQHFLENENRYQQKQVSGFAPGVLSLFQDYFWPANLDELTMIIQAAFQATSEPLISRESLPLRLKTGIDARSLGPALSPTVKPLEETLRQVEAEQIMHALEISKNNRTDAARLLGLTRAKLYRRMDALNIRFDDELASRQNESKKV
- a CDS encoding sugar kinase, whose product is MRVVTFGEVMLRLAPQNHLRIRQSIPGSLESTFGGGELNVAVSIALQGGDSAFVTASPDNSITDCLIQEMGKTGVDASLIQRTSEGRFGIYFVETGANQRGGTVTYDREFSSIAVATPDLFDWDQVFEGATWFHITGITPAISESAAQLSLKALQEAQQRNVKVSCDLNFRKKLWNWKANTKPIDLARETMQTLVPYVDLVIANEEDADLSLGIRAPESDVEAGELNIEGYRSVAKQMIEQYPNVKQVAITLRESLSASHNNWGAMLYDQSQQQAVFAPCDAAGNYASYQIRNIIDRVGAGDSFAGALIYALNTPELAAQETAIRYAVAASCLKHSIQGDFNYSTRSEIEALMYGGGSGRVQR
- a CDS encoding proton-conducting transporter transmembrane domain-containing protein; this encodes MFKDLYSLILSFELVCFLISMFALCCIRVKQKQTEALLLLKSSLPLTLILFTGAVLLSASVGSSDLGFIHRILERNKPEPGLVLKQSISALGIVLIVAGAVFRMGAIPLHFRLGESLKKLPYWLSTLSAMISVCAGAIFLILFINTIVVFNSSYTEQVLFFLAVIVLSATAGLLLIETELKMVLVLLVLQITGVFFAQLSAVCWKWRHESLGADSISILDVMRESAPEYLFSYLSILGLACLLDSMGGRRSEIRYPEQLQGLISDQRILGGVAIFFLLVLMGVPGFSAFQLKWQTMQALFEIHQGTSTETMAVVHAGYVGLSVLLAVSSAIVAFVCGKMIIQISCAKPLARYRAIPNKGMAFICYCCVIGLLMFSLGRIVSL
- a CDS encoding zinc-dependent alcohol dehydrogenase family protein gives rise to the protein MRVIRFEQFGEPADVLKILEVEEPIAKAGEVLVRMQASPVNPSDLLNIRGGYSTRPTLPATPGFEGVGIVEASGGGLRGALFKGKRVIVLNRQTGNWAEKVAVSSRFVIPVSPKLSLEEAATFFVNPATAFILVKQLLRIQKNQWLLQTAAASAVGKMVIRLGNYYGFPTLNVVRRHEQADQLKQLGAKHVIVYNAEHDNERILIDQIRKTIGSSPLRYAIDPVGGKTASSIIKVLGERARLILYGSLENAPLDFLSRELIRSGASIEGFWLARQMEAMSLPGKLKLISTLTRLIRSGVLSTEISAMFPMDQIAEAVTEAERRGRSGKVLLSLEQNA
- a CDS encoding phosphoesterase, with the protein product MMSDTEQQVEHVMVVPTLLFHEVGYFQGFNSEVEPYLKTLFDPNYISFRPRDTVEEDPSFKQLIPYCIFRHEGKIFYYTRGSKGGEQRLHSKRSIGIGGHISLEDDAKVGSTYREGMQREIDEEVAMDTKYTEECVGLINDDETEVGKVHLGIVHIFDLELPKVLPREESIIMTGFDSPEKLLQESDQFETWSQICLKGLFELS